From a single Pseudophryne corroboree isolate aPseCor3 chromosome 6, aPseCor3.hap2, whole genome shotgun sequence genomic region:
- the LOC134934863 gene encoding E3 ubiquitin/ISG15 ligase TRIM25-like → MQSLGMASLHDLRKELDCSICLNIYTDPVNLRCGHNFCRVCIDRVLDTQEGSGIYTCPECREESLERPALQRNVTLCNIVGSFLSPQPDQEETGIFCSYCIHSHVPAARSCLHCEASLCDNHLRVHSKSAEHVLSDPTTSPGKRKCPVHKKILEYYCTKDAVCICVSCSLAGIHRGHQVEMLDVASENKKMKLRNVLQKLTTEREESEKRVQSLQELRKDYRKKAEDVKDRVTDLFIDLMRHLEDLEKRVLSEISRQDAHASLSISDLIQLLEIKKDELSRKMRHIEELCNMSDPVTVLQEPDIGDFHYLGYKKRPSERIHDARSLDVGFISGTLSSLSNLITGIYTGIYFQETTDLFLDFDTAATNINISDAMKTASWLSMSQYRPEKPERFKRDQVFSIKSFSSGEHYWEVDVSKSDLWRVGVGYPSIERRGDLSYIGSNNKSWGLCKQKDWCSTVQYLARHACKDIQLPSNISYVRLRICLDYEAGQLSFYSLCDPIRHLHTFTATFAEPLHAMLCVYSGSIKISGGTVSKKK, encoded by the coding sequence GGATGGCGTCTCTGCATGATCTGAGAAAGGAGCtggactgttccatctgcctgaACATTTATACAGATCCTGTAAACCTGAGATGTGGACACAACTTCTGCCGTGTCTGTATTGATcgtgtgctggatacacaggaggggTCTGGAATTTATACCTGCCCTGAATGCAGAGAAGAGAGTCTGGAGcgtcctgcactgcagaggaaTGTAACTCTGTGTAACATAGTGGGGAGTTTCTTGTCTCCTCAgccagatcaggaggagactgggatcttcTGCTCTTACTGTATTCACTCTCATGTACCAGCTGCTAGATCCTGTCTGCATTGTGAGGCTTCCCTGTGTGATAATCACCTGAGGGTACACAGTAAGTCAGCAGAACATGTCTTAAGTGATCCCACCACTTCCCCGGGAAAGAGGAAATGCCCCGTCCATAAGAAGATTCTGGAGTATTACTGCACTAAGGATGCTGTCTGTATCTGTGTGTCCTGCAGTTTGGCTGGAATACATAGGGGACACCAGGTGGAGATGCTGGATGTGGCCTCTGAGAATAAGAAAATGAAGCTGAGAAATGTTTTGCAGAAACTGAccacagagagagaggagagtgagaaAAGAGTGCAGAGCCTGCAGGAGCTCAGGAAAGATTATCGTAAAAAAGCAGAAGATGTAAAAGATCGTGTCACTGACCTGTTTATAGACCTCATGAGACATCTGGAAGATCTGGAGAAGAGAGTCCTGAGTGAGATCTCCAGGCAGGACGCACACGCTTCACTGTCAATCTCTGATCTGATCCAACTGCTGGAAATAAAGAAAGATGAGCTGTCAAggaagatgcgtcacattgaggagctgtgtaacatgtctgatccagtgactgtcttacaggaaccagacatAGGTGACTTCCATTATTTGGGGTACAAAAAGAGACCTTCTGAACGGATCCATGATGCAAGAAGTCTGGATGTGGGTTTCATCTCTGGGACACTGTCATCATTATCTAATTTAATAACTGGTATATATACAGGGATCTATTTTCAGGAAACTACAGACCTATTTCTGGATTTCGACACTGCTGCAACCAATATAAATATATCTGATGCCATGAAAACTGCGTCCTGGTTAAGTATGTCACAGTATCGTCCTGAAAAACCAGAGAGGTTTAAGCGTGACCAGGTGTTCAGCATTAAGAGTTTTTCCTCTGGAGAACATTACTGGGAAGTGGATGTCAGTAAATCAGATCTCTGGAGGGTAGGGGTAGGTTATCCCAGTATAGAGAGGAGAGGAGATCTGTCATACATAGGAAGTAATAACAAGTCCTGGGGATTGTGTAAGCAGAAGGACTGGTGTAGTACTGTTCAGTATCTAGCGAGGCATGCCTGTAAAGACATCCAGTTGCCTAGCAATATTTCCTATGTTAGACTGAGGATATGTCTGGATTATGAGGCTGGACAGCTGTCATTTTATTCTCTGTGTGACCCCATAAGACACTTACACACATTCACTGCCACCTTTGCTGAGCCCCTTCATGCTATGTTATGCGTATACAGCGGTTCTATAAAGATATCCGGGGGAACTGTGAGTAAGAAGAAATGA